A region from the Dendropsophus ebraccatus isolate aDenEbr1 chromosome 1, aDenEbr1.pat, whole genome shotgun sequence genome encodes:
- the KDM6B gene encoding lysine-specific demethylase 6B isoform X1 has product MYRSQEQFGSRFPRDPFISGINSSWNPAHPRPWVPSGRCSTNLNQPQLPPHLSSNHVTNMGHPSKPYYPLGSPPGHRFGKLERVHSCVQLLLRDEQQPQIWEQLGQIYESEQELEDAVRCYQAAARYHGGYELNAHISRLQQTHLWNLHSSPPHHRPKSLPRLQQVWDLMQHEQKRHFVGKRGPPPLKRPVPSVDVPPLQSPPHSQLGGDEQPMKRRRSGSPEQQRRGNPGLHSPPVPVGPGNVYHQAPAKPNVWNPLNHEPWGERRERQDPRIPPHAPSYSSYCPSRPPPPLHQQPRPPSDLSEARCQRSSAEVIPAPPPLHVPYDQRRPRIPTQKTSRTDVPPPSDRYPTPVDTTVSICPTPEEQDPPKTICPPLQPKPPSTPSLQQTWLPTPVKEETKSEEELEQILFREGQETVKQEGYYSPCDTPVAGNVFDHRTQGITTSKVRPRSEAFQDANLDHVLKSLQKIDESGLFAPKKEEVLEQEIKKSPPTPELDIKGKHLSHGLSMSEGSYSGGKRSPAQEDNASFCSSSTTYHKDTSGNLQVLGLASPPTAPSSVLSQKSLSPNPALSESNEQEEVKEQPSGCKQLFDFPSGQLAEPFEEATEFAKILPDGLDDIMKMLDESIEKEEVSGSSSNEDFNSPPPPACPPAETRATPHLNGPTQTQISSSPGSDAKPPEPKSGEMNTYYGPKKAILGQEAVSEVKPAQHGGNSVLKSLASVLEGQKYSYRGGHSLKTVGGSSYFTGATMVSKRNVDPYTAQSTSHRTWDSKIGATPTSDVSRERVIATRPGFRTETDILEDIARACETLVEGTKGSGNSCSREVEEEEEEEEKAAQRPDTEVENKLDHIWGAEKQDSTTKAEIVWGAEKADGVTTIKLEPSSVVEESESMAKKSPEPQWEIETKEAKEESKKETSWVEDVIDPAPRHSKALDGELRKIFKIKAPAAKTEVIPAASIGECILKVQTSYVKEFAKTDAPLEKHHRGAEWDSPKKCTESSKTYESTPSELARVESEGRLSPGDLPPAVPEPQGEIVKAVEAERPQERIMLSLPAPTRSKDESRKKDRRHRKPKRDKSRRSKERRSQKDKERQILGNLDLQSQCRDAPKSSKQGSGGDRRKAESVRRCAEDGHHNQSSSPATPVSAQAPASHVTPSADLLKMRPFTEGPPKELKIRLIKVESGDRETFIASEVEEKRLQASELTVNHTAAEIIKATKNMVLKGKYKESYVLPSMSVKPPMGTERNLPREKLNPPTPSIYLESKRDAFSPVLLQFCTDPKNPITVIRGLAGSLRLNLGLFSTKTLVDANADHTVEVRTQVQQPSDENWDPSGTRQVWHCESSRSHTTIAKYAQYQASSFQESLQEEKDSDDESNEPDSTTETPPPPSTNPEHKTPHIIKFGTNIDLSDPKRWKPQLQELLKLPSFMRVTSNANMLSHVGHTILGMNTVQLYMKVPGSRTPGHQENNNFCSVNINIGPGDCEWFAVHENYWENISAFCDRHNLDYLTGSWWPVLEDLYRADIPVYRFVQRPGDLVWINAGTVHWVQATGWCNNIAWNVGPLTPYQYQLALERFEWNEVKNVKSIVPMIHVSWNVARTVKITDPDLYRMIKYCLLQSMKRCQIQRDSLIRSGKKIAYQPRVKDEPAYYCNECDVEVFNILFVTSESGGKNTYLVHCESCARSASISTSNVVILEQYRIEELMQMYDSFHLAPPPSTR; this is encoded by the exons ATGTATCGCTCACAGGAACAGTTTGGATCCCGCTTTCCCCGTGACCCCTTCATCAGTGGAATCAACTCGTCATGGAACCCTGCTCACCCCAGGCCATGGGTCCCTTCTGGCAG ATGCTCCACCAACCTTAACCAACCTCAGCTGCCCCCACACCTGTCGTCTAATCATGTGACAAACATGGGCCACCCCAGCAAACCCTATTACCCTCTCGG CTCTCCTCCGGGCCATCGCTTTGGGAAATTAGAACGGGTACACTCTTGCGTCCAGCTCCTCCTGCGCGATGAGCAGCAGCCGCAGATCTGGGAGCAGCTGGGTCAGATCTATGAGTCGGAGCAGGAACTGGAGGACGCCGTGCGCTGCTACCAGGCTGCCGCACGCTACCATGGAGGCTACGAGCTGAACGCTCACATCTCCCGGCTGCAGCAG ACTCACCTATGGAACCTCCACTCCTCGCCTCCACACCATCGCCCCAAATCTCTGCCTCGCTTACAGCAAGTATGGGACCTGATGCAGCACGAG CAAAAGAGACACTTCGTAGGAAAGAGAGGACCCCCGCCATTGAAGCGTCCTGTCCCCAGTGTTGATGTACCACCGCTCCAGTCACCACCGCACAGTCAGCTTGGAGGAGATGAGCAGCCTATGAAACGGCGAAGGAGTGGAAGCCCTGAACAG CAAAGAAGAGGTAACCCTGGTCTGCATTCTCCTCCGGTGCCAGTGGGTCCTGGGAACGTTTATCATCAAGCCCCAGCAAAACCAAATGTCTGGAACCCACTGAACCATGAACCCTGGGGGGAGCGCCGGGAGAGACAG GATCCCCGCATTCCACCCCATGCCCCTTCCTATTCTTCATACTGCCCCTCAcgtccaccaccaccactacaccaGCAGCCCCGCCCTCCAAGTGACCTTAGTGAGGCTCGGTGTCAGAGGTCATCTGCGGAGGTCATTCCAGCACCACCTCCTCTCCACGTGCCTTACGACCAGAGAAGACCCCGCATACCAACACAGAAGACCTCCAGGACTGATGTGCCCCCT ccctCTGATCGCTATCCGACCCCAGTGGACACCACAGTCAGTATCTGTCCAACACCAGAAGAGCAAGACCCACCGAAAACAATATGCCCACCACTCCAACCCAAGCCCCCTTCCACCCCCTCACTCCAGCAAACCTGGTTGCCAACCCCAGTCAAGGAGGAGACAAAGAGCGAAGAGGAACTGGAGCAGATCCTGTTTAGGGAGGGTCAAGAAACCGTGAAACAGGAGGGTTACTATTCACCTTGCGATACACCAGTGGCGGGCAACGTCTTTGATCATCGAACTCAGGGCATCACCACCAGCAAAGTCAGGCCTAGGTCTGAGGCCTTCCAGGATGCCAACCTGGATCATGTACTCAAAAGCCTGCAAAAAATTGATGAATCTGGGTTATTTGCCCcaaagaaagaggaggtactagAACAAGAAATTAAGAAAAGCCCTCCGACTCCAGAGCTGGACATCAAAGGCAAACACTTAAGCCATGGACTCTCTATGTCCGAGGGCAGCTATTCAGGAGGAAAGAGGTCACCAGCTCAAGAGGACAATGCCTCGTTCTGTTCCTCCTCTACAACCTATCACAAAGATACCTCAGGAAACCTTCAGGTGCTGGGTTTAGCTTCTCCACCCACAGCACCCTCTTCAGTCTTGTCTCAGAAGTCTTTAAGTCCGAATCCAGCATTGTCAGAGAGCAATGAACAGGAGGAAGTGAAAGAACAGCCCTCCGGATGCAAGCAACTCTTTGACTTTCCTTCGGGACAGCTAGCCGAACCTTTTGAGGAAGCCACGGAGTTTGCAAAGATTTTACCCGATGGCTTGGATGACATTATGAAGATGCTGGACGAGTCTATAGAAAAGGAGGAGGTGAGCGGCAGTTCTAGCAACGAAGACTTTAattctcctccccctcccgccTGCCCACCAGCAGAGACCAGAGCAACACCCCACCTCAACGGTCCAACTCAGACCCAGATCTCGAGCAGTCCTGGATCTGATGCTAAGCCGCCAGAACCCAAATCTGGGGAAATGAATACCTATTATGGACCTAAAAAAGCAATACTGGGGCAAGAAGCTGTTAGCGAAGTTAAGCCTGCTCAGCATGGAGGCAATAGTGTGCTCAAATCCCTGGCAAGTGTTCTGGAAGGACAGAAGTATTCCTACCGTGGAGGACACAGCCTCAAAACTGTAGGGGGTTCATCCTATTTTACTGGTGCTACTATGGTGAGCAAGCGTAATGTTGACCCATACACTGCGCAATCTACCTCACACCGGACCTGGGACTCTAAGATAGGAGCCACCCCTACCTCAGATGTGTCACGCGAAAGGGTGATAGCAACAAGGCCGGGATTCCGCACTGAGACAGACATTTTGGAGGATATAGCACGTGCTTGTGAAACATTGGTGGAAGGCACAAAGGGGTCTGGGAATAGTTGTTCcagggaggtggaggaggaggaggaagaggaggaaaaagcAGCACAAAGACCCGATACAGAAGTTGAAAATAAACTTGACCACATTTGGGGTGCTGAAAAACAAGACTCCACTACTAAAGCTGAAATTGTTTGGGGTGCCGAAAAGGCAGATGGCGTGACTACGATAAAACTTGAACCCTCCAGTGTGGTGGAGGAATCTGAAAGCATGGCCAAGAAGAGTCCAGAACCACAGTGGGAGATTGAGACGAAAGAAGCAAAAGAGGAAAGTAAGAAGGAGACTTCTTGGGTAGAAGATGTGATAGACCCAGCACCAAGACATAGCAAGGCACTTGATGGAGAATTAAGAAAGATATTTAAAATAAAGGCTCCCGCTGCAAAGACCGAAGTGATTCCGGCTGCATCAATTGGAGAATGTATCTTGAAAGTGCAGACATCGTATGTAAAGGAGTTTGCAAAGACTGATGCGCCTCTTGAGAAACACCATAGAGGTGCTGAATGGGACTCGCCCAAAAAATGTACAGAAAGCTCCAAAACCTATGAAAGTACCCCTTCTGAACTGGCAAGGGTGGAAAGCGAAGGCAGGCTATCACCAGGAGATTTACCCCCGGCTGTACCGGAACCGCAAGGCGAGATCGTGAAAGCTgtggaagctgagagaccccaggAAAGGATAATGCTTTCTCTTCCTGCCCCTACCCGAAGCAAAGATGAGAGCCGAAAGAAAGACAGAAGGCATCGGAAACCTAAGAGGGACAAAAGTAGGCGATCGAAAGAAAGGCGCTCTCAGAAGGACAAGGAAAGGCAAATCTTGGGCAACTTAGACCTACAGAGCCAGTGCAGAGATGCCCCCAAGTCTTCAAAGCAGGGATCTGGAGGAGACCGAAGAAAGGCAGAAAGTGTCAGAAGGTGCGCGGAGGATGGCCACCACAACCAGTCCTCCTCACCTGCCACTCCTGTCTCTGCTCAAGCCCCTGCTTCCCATGTAACACCAAGCGCTGATCTGCTGAAGATGAGACCCTTCACCGAAGGACCGCCCAAGGAACTGAAGATAAGGCTGATAAAGGTGGAGAGCGGAGACCGCGAGACCTTCATTGCATCGGAGGTAGAAGAGAAGAGGTTGCAAGCTAGTGAACTCACTGTTAACCACACCGCTGCTGAAATCATCAAAGCCACCAA GAATATGGTGCTGAAAGGAAAATACAAAGAGTCTTACGTCCTTCCCTCTATGTCTGTGAAGCCTCCCATGGGAACGGAGAGGAACCTTCCTAGAGAGAAGCTGAACCCTCCTACCCCAAGCATCTAT CTGGAGAGTAAAAGAGACGCTTTTTCCCCGGTTCTGCTTCAGTTCTGCACCGACCCGAAGAACCCGATCACGGTGATTCGTGGGCTGGCTGGATCCCTGAGACTGA aCCTCGGCCTCTTCTCTACAAAGACCCTGGTGGATGCCAACGCGGACCACACCGTTGAGGTCCGGACTCAAGTGCAGCAGCCGTCTGACGAAAACTGGGATCCTTCCGGGACCCGCCAAGTCTGGCACTGCGAGAGCAGCCGATCCCATACCACCATCGCCAAATATGCCCAGTACCAGGCCTCCTCTTTCCAAGAGTCTCTGCAG GAAGAAAAGGACAGTGACGATGAGAGCAATGAACCTGATAGTACCACagaaacccccccaccccccag CACAAACCCGGAGCACAAGACCCCACACATTATAAAATTTGGAACCAACATTGACCTCTCAGATCCTAAAAG GTGGAAGCCTCAGTTGCAGGAGCTGCTGAAGTTGCCGTCCTTCATGCGTGTGACATCTAATGCCAACATGTTAAGCCATGTCGGCCACACAATCCTGGGGATGAACACAGTGCAGCTGTACATGAAGGTGCCAGGAAGTCGCACACCAG GACATCAGGAAAACAACAACTTCTGCTCAGTGAATATTAACATCGGACCTGGAGACTGTGAGTGGTTCGCTGTTCATGAAAATTACTGGGAGAACATCAGTGCCTTCTGTGACAG GCATAACCTGGATTACCTGACGGGCTCCTGGTGGCCGGTCTTGGAGGATCTTTACCGAGCTGATATCCCGGTGTATCGGTTTGTACAGAGGCCCGGAGATCTGGTCTGGATAAACGCAGGGACTGTTCATTGGGTGCAGGCCACAGGATGGTGTAACAACATCGCCTGGAATGTCGGGCCCCTGACAC CTTACCAGTACCAGCTGGCTCTGGAGCGTTTTGAGTGGAATGAGGTCAAGAATGTGAAATCCATCGTGCCCATGATCCATGTATCCTGGAACGTGGCCAGAACAGTGAAAATCACAGACCCGGACCTGTACCGCATGATAAA ATATTGTCTTTTACAATCCATGAAGCGTTGTCAGATCCAGCGAGACAGCCTCATCCGCAGCGGGAAGAAGATCGCCTATCAACCAAGAGTCAAAGATGAACCAGCCTACTACTGCAATGAGTGTGAC
- the KDM6B gene encoding lysine-specific demethylase 6B isoform X2: MYRSQEQFGSRFPRDPFISGINSSWNPAHPRPWVPSGSSPPGHRFGKLERVHSCVQLLLRDEQQPQIWEQLGQIYESEQELEDAVRCYQAAARYHGGYELNAHISRLQQTHLWNLHSSPPHHRPKSLPRLQQVWDLMQHEQKRHFVGKRGPPPLKRPVPSVDVPPLQSPPHSQLGGDEQPMKRRRSGSPEQQRRGNPGLHSPPVPVGPGNVYHQAPAKPNVWNPLNHEPWGERRERQDPRIPPHAPSYSSYCPSRPPPPLHQQPRPPSDLSEARCQRSSAEVIPAPPPLHVPYDQRRPRIPTQKTSRTDVPPPSDRYPTPVDTTVSICPTPEEQDPPKTICPPLQPKPPSTPSLQQTWLPTPVKEETKSEEELEQILFREGQETVKQEGYYSPCDTPVAGNVFDHRTQGITTSKVRPRSEAFQDANLDHVLKSLQKIDESGLFAPKKEEVLEQEIKKSPPTPELDIKGKHLSHGLSMSEGSYSGGKRSPAQEDNASFCSSSTTYHKDTSGNLQVLGLASPPTAPSSVLSQKSLSPNPALSESNEQEEVKEQPSGCKQLFDFPSGQLAEPFEEATEFAKILPDGLDDIMKMLDESIEKEEVSGSSSNEDFNSPPPPACPPAETRATPHLNGPTQTQISSSPGSDAKPPEPKSGEMNTYYGPKKAILGQEAVSEVKPAQHGGNSVLKSLASVLEGQKYSYRGGHSLKTVGGSSYFTGATMVSKRNVDPYTAQSTSHRTWDSKIGATPTSDVSRERVIATRPGFRTETDILEDIARACETLVEGTKGSGNSCSREVEEEEEEEEKAAQRPDTEVENKLDHIWGAEKQDSTTKAEIVWGAEKADGVTTIKLEPSSVVEESESMAKKSPEPQWEIETKEAKEESKKETSWVEDVIDPAPRHSKALDGELRKIFKIKAPAAKTEVIPAASIGECILKVQTSYVKEFAKTDAPLEKHHRGAEWDSPKKCTESSKTYESTPSELARVESEGRLSPGDLPPAVPEPQGEIVKAVEAERPQERIMLSLPAPTRSKDESRKKDRRHRKPKRDKSRRSKERRSQKDKERQILGNLDLQSQCRDAPKSSKQGSGGDRRKAESVRRCAEDGHHNQSSSPATPVSAQAPASHVTPSADLLKMRPFTEGPPKELKIRLIKVESGDRETFIASEVEEKRLQASELTVNHTAAEIIKATKNMVLKGKYKESYVLPSMSVKPPMGTERNLPREKLNPPTPSIYLESKRDAFSPVLLQFCTDPKNPITVIRGLAGSLRLNLGLFSTKTLVDANADHTVEVRTQVQQPSDENWDPSGTRQVWHCESSRSHTTIAKYAQYQASSFQESLQEEKDSDDESNEPDSTTETPPPPSTNPEHKTPHIIKFGTNIDLSDPKRWKPQLQELLKLPSFMRVTSNANMLSHVGHTILGMNTVQLYMKVPGSRTPGHQENNNFCSVNINIGPGDCEWFAVHENYWENISAFCDRHNLDYLTGSWWPVLEDLYRADIPVYRFVQRPGDLVWINAGTVHWVQATGWCNNIAWNVGPLTPYQYQLALERFEWNEVKNVKSIVPMIHVSWNVARTVKITDPDLYRMIKYCLLQSMKRCQIQRDSLIRSGKKIAYQPRVKDEPAYYCNECDVEVFNILFVTSESGGKNTYLVHCESCARSASISTSNVVILEQYRIEELMQMYDSFHLAPPPSTR; the protein is encoded by the exons ATGTATCGCTCACAGGAACAGTTTGGATCCCGCTTTCCCCGTGACCCCTTCATCAGTGGAATCAACTCGTCATGGAACCCTGCTCACCCCAGGCCATGGGTCCCTTCTGGCAG CTCTCCTCCGGGCCATCGCTTTGGGAAATTAGAACGGGTACACTCTTGCGTCCAGCTCCTCCTGCGCGATGAGCAGCAGCCGCAGATCTGGGAGCAGCTGGGTCAGATCTATGAGTCGGAGCAGGAACTGGAGGACGCCGTGCGCTGCTACCAGGCTGCCGCACGCTACCATGGAGGCTACGAGCTGAACGCTCACATCTCCCGGCTGCAGCAG ACTCACCTATGGAACCTCCACTCCTCGCCTCCACACCATCGCCCCAAATCTCTGCCTCGCTTACAGCAAGTATGGGACCTGATGCAGCACGAG CAAAAGAGACACTTCGTAGGAAAGAGAGGACCCCCGCCATTGAAGCGTCCTGTCCCCAGTGTTGATGTACCACCGCTCCAGTCACCACCGCACAGTCAGCTTGGAGGAGATGAGCAGCCTATGAAACGGCGAAGGAGTGGAAGCCCTGAACAG CAAAGAAGAGGTAACCCTGGTCTGCATTCTCCTCCGGTGCCAGTGGGTCCTGGGAACGTTTATCATCAAGCCCCAGCAAAACCAAATGTCTGGAACCCACTGAACCATGAACCCTGGGGGGAGCGCCGGGAGAGACAG GATCCCCGCATTCCACCCCATGCCCCTTCCTATTCTTCATACTGCCCCTCAcgtccaccaccaccactacaccaGCAGCCCCGCCCTCCAAGTGACCTTAGTGAGGCTCGGTGTCAGAGGTCATCTGCGGAGGTCATTCCAGCACCACCTCCTCTCCACGTGCCTTACGACCAGAGAAGACCCCGCATACCAACACAGAAGACCTCCAGGACTGATGTGCCCCCT ccctCTGATCGCTATCCGACCCCAGTGGACACCACAGTCAGTATCTGTCCAACACCAGAAGAGCAAGACCCACCGAAAACAATATGCCCACCACTCCAACCCAAGCCCCCTTCCACCCCCTCACTCCAGCAAACCTGGTTGCCAACCCCAGTCAAGGAGGAGACAAAGAGCGAAGAGGAACTGGAGCAGATCCTGTTTAGGGAGGGTCAAGAAACCGTGAAACAGGAGGGTTACTATTCACCTTGCGATACACCAGTGGCGGGCAACGTCTTTGATCATCGAACTCAGGGCATCACCACCAGCAAAGTCAGGCCTAGGTCTGAGGCCTTCCAGGATGCCAACCTGGATCATGTACTCAAAAGCCTGCAAAAAATTGATGAATCTGGGTTATTTGCCCcaaagaaagaggaggtactagAACAAGAAATTAAGAAAAGCCCTCCGACTCCAGAGCTGGACATCAAAGGCAAACACTTAAGCCATGGACTCTCTATGTCCGAGGGCAGCTATTCAGGAGGAAAGAGGTCACCAGCTCAAGAGGACAATGCCTCGTTCTGTTCCTCCTCTACAACCTATCACAAAGATACCTCAGGAAACCTTCAGGTGCTGGGTTTAGCTTCTCCACCCACAGCACCCTCTTCAGTCTTGTCTCAGAAGTCTTTAAGTCCGAATCCAGCATTGTCAGAGAGCAATGAACAGGAGGAAGTGAAAGAACAGCCCTCCGGATGCAAGCAACTCTTTGACTTTCCTTCGGGACAGCTAGCCGAACCTTTTGAGGAAGCCACGGAGTTTGCAAAGATTTTACCCGATGGCTTGGATGACATTATGAAGATGCTGGACGAGTCTATAGAAAAGGAGGAGGTGAGCGGCAGTTCTAGCAACGAAGACTTTAattctcctccccctcccgccTGCCCACCAGCAGAGACCAGAGCAACACCCCACCTCAACGGTCCAACTCAGACCCAGATCTCGAGCAGTCCTGGATCTGATGCTAAGCCGCCAGAACCCAAATCTGGGGAAATGAATACCTATTATGGACCTAAAAAAGCAATACTGGGGCAAGAAGCTGTTAGCGAAGTTAAGCCTGCTCAGCATGGAGGCAATAGTGTGCTCAAATCCCTGGCAAGTGTTCTGGAAGGACAGAAGTATTCCTACCGTGGAGGACACAGCCTCAAAACTGTAGGGGGTTCATCCTATTTTACTGGTGCTACTATGGTGAGCAAGCGTAATGTTGACCCATACACTGCGCAATCTACCTCACACCGGACCTGGGACTCTAAGATAGGAGCCACCCCTACCTCAGATGTGTCACGCGAAAGGGTGATAGCAACAAGGCCGGGATTCCGCACTGAGACAGACATTTTGGAGGATATAGCACGTGCTTGTGAAACATTGGTGGAAGGCACAAAGGGGTCTGGGAATAGTTGTTCcagggaggtggaggaggaggaggaagaggaggaaaaagcAGCACAAAGACCCGATACAGAAGTTGAAAATAAACTTGACCACATTTGGGGTGCTGAAAAACAAGACTCCACTACTAAAGCTGAAATTGTTTGGGGTGCCGAAAAGGCAGATGGCGTGACTACGATAAAACTTGAACCCTCCAGTGTGGTGGAGGAATCTGAAAGCATGGCCAAGAAGAGTCCAGAACCACAGTGGGAGATTGAGACGAAAGAAGCAAAAGAGGAAAGTAAGAAGGAGACTTCTTGGGTAGAAGATGTGATAGACCCAGCACCAAGACATAGCAAGGCACTTGATGGAGAATTAAGAAAGATATTTAAAATAAAGGCTCCCGCTGCAAAGACCGAAGTGATTCCGGCTGCATCAATTGGAGAATGTATCTTGAAAGTGCAGACATCGTATGTAAAGGAGTTTGCAAAGACTGATGCGCCTCTTGAGAAACACCATAGAGGTGCTGAATGGGACTCGCCCAAAAAATGTACAGAAAGCTCCAAAACCTATGAAAGTACCCCTTCTGAACTGGCAAGGGTGGAAAGCGAAGGCAGGCTATCACCAGGAGATTTACCCCCGGCTGTACCGGAACCGCAAGGCGAGATCGTGAAAGCTgtggaagctgagagaccccaggAAAGGATAATGCTTTCTCTTCCTGCCCCTACCCGAAGCAAAGATGAGAGCCGAAAGAAAGACAGAAGGCATCGGAAACCTAAGAGGGACAAAAGTAGGCGATCGAAAGAAAGGCGCTCTCAGAAGGACAAGGAAAGGCAAATCTTGGGCAACTTAGACCTACAGAGCCAGTGCAGAGATGCCCCCAAGTCTTCAAAGCAGGGATCTGGAGGAGACCGAAGAAAGGCAGAAAGTGTCAGAAGGTGCGCGGAGGATGGCCACCACAACCAGTCCTCCTCACCTGCCACTCCTGTCTCTGCTCAAGCCCCTGCTTCCCATGTAACACCAAGCGCTGATCTGCTGAAGATGAGACCCTTCACCGAAGGACCGCCCAAGGAACTGAAGATAAGGCTGATAAAGGTGGAGAGCGGAGACCGCGAGACCTTCATTGCATCGGAGGTAGAAGAGAAGAGGTTGCAAGCTAGTGAACTCACTGTTAACCACACCGCTGCTGAAATCATCAAAGCCACCAA GAATATGGTGCTGAAAGGAAAATACAAAGAGTCTTACGTCCTTCCCTCTATGTCTGTGAAGCCTCCCATGGGAACGGAGAGGAACCTTCCTAGAGAGAAGCTGAACCCTCCTACCCCAAGCATCTAT CTGGAGAGTAAAAGAGACGCTTTTTCCCCGGTTCTGCTTCAGTTCTGCACCGACCCGAAGAACCCGATCACGGTGATTCGTGGGCTGGCTGGATCCCTGAGACTGA aCCTCGGCCTCTTCTCTACAAAGACCCTGGTGGATGCCAACGCGGACCACACCGTTGAGGTCCGGACTCAAGTGCAGCAGCCGTCTGACGAAAACTGGGATCCTTCCGGGACCCGCCAAGTCTGGCACTGCGAGAGCAGCCGATCCCATACCACCATCGCCAAATATGCCCAGTACCAGGCCTCCTCTTTCCAAGAGTCTCTGCAG GAAGAAAAGGACAGTGACGATGAGAGCAATGAACCTGATAGTACCACagaaacccccccaccccccag CACAAACCCGGAGCACAAGACCCCACACATTATAAAATTTGGAACCAACATTGACCTCTCAGATCCTAAAAG GTGGAAGCCTCAGTTGCAGGAGCTGCTGAAGTTGCCGTCCTTCATGCGTGTGACATCTAATGCCAACATGTTAAGCCATGTCGGCCACACAATCCTGGGGATGAACACAGTGCAGCTGTACATGAAGGTGCCAGGAAGTCGCACACCAG GACATCAGGAAAACAACAACTTCTGCTCAGTGAATATTAACATCGGACCTGGAGACTGTGAGTGGTTCGCTGTTCATGAAAATTACTGGGAGAACATCAGTGCCTTCTGTGACAG GCATAACCTGGATTACCTGACGGGCTCCTGGTGGCCGGTCTTGGAGGATCTTTACCGAGCTGATATCCCGGTGTATCGGTTTGTACAGAGGCCCGGAGATCTGGTCTGGATAAACGCAGGGACTGTTCATTGGGTGCAGGCCACAGGATGGTGTAACAACATCGCCTGGAATGTCGGGCCCCTGACAC CTTACCAGTACCAGCTGGCTCTGGAGCGTTTTGAGTGGAATGAGGTCAAGAATGTGAAATCCATCGTGCCCATGATCCATGTATCCTGGAACGTGGCCAGAACAGTGAAAATCACAGACCCGGACCTGTACCGCATGATAAA ATATTGTCTTTTACAATCCATGAAGCGTTGTCAGATCCAGCGAGACAGCCTCATCCGCAGCGGGAAGAAGATCGCCTATCAACCAAGAGTCAAAGATGAACCAGCCTACTACTGCAATGAGTGTGAC